GTATCAACGATCTTCTCGACGTTGACTACCTCGCCTACATGCTCAAGTACGACTCCGTGCACGGCAAGTTCAACCACGACGTGTCTTTCGAAGGCAACTTCCTCATCGTCGATGGCAACAAGATTCAGGTGTTCGCCGAAAAGGATCCGACCAACATCACTTGGGGTGCCCTCGGTGTTGACGTTGTCGTGGAATCCACTGGCTTCTTCCTGACCGACGAACTCGCCCGCGCCCACATCAAGGCCGGTGCCAAGAAGGTCATCATGTCTGCCCCGTCCAAGGACGCTACTCCGATGTTCGTCTACGGCGTGAACCACACCACCTATGCCGGTCAGGACATCATCTCCAACGCTTCCTGCACCACCAACTGCCTCGCCCCGATGTCCAAGGTCCTCAACGACAAGTTCGGCATCAAGCGTGGCCTCATGACCACCGTTCACGCTGCTACTGCTACGCAGAAGACCGTCGACGGCCCGTCCAAGAAGGACTGGCGCGGTGGCCGCGGCATCCTCGAAAACATCATCCCGTCTTCTACGGGTGCTGCTAAGGCCGTGGGTAAGGTTCTCCCGTCCCTCAACGGCAAGCTCACTGGTATGAGCCTCCGCGTTCCGACCTCTGACGTTTCCTTCGTCGACCTCACTGCCGAACTCGAAAAGCCGGCTACCTACGAAGAAATCTGCAAGGCCATGAAGGAAGCTTCTGAAGGCGAACTCAAGGGCATCCTCGGTTACACCGACGAAGCTCTCGTTTCTACCGACTTCCGCAACGACGCTCGCACTTCCATCTTCGACGTCAAGGCTGGTATCCAGCTCGACCCGACCTTCGTGAAGGTTTGCGCCTGGTACGATAACGAAT
The uncultured Fibrobacter sp. DNA segment above includes these coding regions:
- the gap gene encoding type I glyceraldehyde-3-phosphate dehydrogenase translates to MALKLGINGFGRIGRMVFRAAVENFANDIQVVGINDLLDVDYLAYMLKYDSVHGKFNHDVSFEGNFLIVDGNKIQVFAEKDPTNITWGALGVDVVVESTGFFLTDELARAHIKAGAKKVIMSAPSKDATPMFVYGVNHTTYAGQDIISNASCTTNCLAPMSKVLNDKFGIKRGLMTTVHAATATQKTVDGPSKKDWRGGRGILENIIPSSTGAAKAVGKVLPSLNGKLTGMSLRVPTSDVSFVDLTAELEKPATYEEICKAMKEASEGELKGILGYTDEALVSTDFRNDARTSIFDVKAGIQLDPTFVKVCAWYDNEWGYSNKVCEMARVITK